The following proteins are encoded in a genomic region of Paenibacillus antri:
- a CDS encoding class I SAM-dependent methyltransferase, which yields MEYHEIIAATGAGAAHPGGFGGTLDFLADAEVSPGQRVLEVGCGTGRTSCALAAMGCAVTAVDRSEAMLEKAKRRAALLGATIDFVQGDLRALPFEAASFDIVFAESVTAFAPPAEAYREYARVLRSGGRVWDRELYKIEADAPELDAEMYALYGSAPLPTKSGWLESLKAAGFVRVGVWTPRDGRPFVVGSAELEADPLQFIDLDRVLRPDVAAFTARNAAFLRRFGEALSYGVFIGENP from the coding sequence ATGGAGTATCATGAAATCATCGCCGCGACCGGCGCGGGCGCGGCACATCCCGGAGGGTTCGGCGGCACGCTGGACTTCCTCGCCGACGCCGAGGTCTCGCCGGGTCAGCGCGTGCTGGAGGTCGGCTGCGGGACGGGGCGGACGTCTTGCGCGCTGGCCGCGATGGGCTGCGCCGTGACGGCGGTCGACCGGAGCGAGGCGATGCTGGAGAAGGCGAAGCGGAGGGCGGCGCTGCTGGGCGCGACCATCGACTTCGTGCAAGGCGATCTTCGCGCGCTGCCGTTCGAGGCGGCCTCGTTCGACATCGTCTTCGCGGAATCGGTGACGGCATTCGCGCCGCCGGCGGAGGCGTACCGCGAGTACGCGCGGGTGCTGCGATCGGGAGGGCGCGTCTGGGATAGAGAGCTGTACAAGATCGAAGCCGACGCTCCGGAGCTGGACGCGGAGATGTACGCGTTATACGGCTCGGCGCCGCTGCCGACGAAGTCGGGCTGGCTCGAGTCGCTCAAGGCCGCGGGGTTCGTGCGCGTGGGCGTCTGGACGCCTCGAGACGGACGGCCGTTCGTCGTCGGCAGCGCGGAGCTGGAGGCGGACCCGTTGCAATTTATCGACCTCGACCGAGTGCTTCGCCCCGACGTCGCGGCGTTCACGGCGCGCAACGCCGCCTTCCTCCGGCGATTCGGCGAAGCGCTGTCGTACGGCGTGTTCATCGGGGAGAATCCGTAA
- a CDS encoding nuclease-related domain-containing protein, translated as MLSKLLRALGLGPKPAQATQKKPAIRPRAAAKPKVAPERIGELGEHKINIQLDQLPKECRYASDLMVRNPKSRTGYSQIDHAVVSPYGIFVIETKNYNGEIRGGRDDRQWTVSGRFKMYNPLKQNYGHIKALEQVLSAHAPLTFISMVSFTMRCRFGIDPTLRKIESDELVVYDVELSEFIHRKLLRMKAIHGEPLLNEARIAAIRETMMQANIVDPALRAEHVRQAKER; from the coding sequence ATGTTATCGAAGTTATTACGCGCGTTGGGATTGGGGCCGAAGCCGGCCCAGGCGACGCAGAAGAAGCCGGCGATCCGGCCGCGGGCCGCCGCGAAGCCGAAGGTGGCGCCGGAGCGCATCGGCGAGCTCGGCGAGCATAAGATCAACATTCAGCTCGACCAGCTGCCGAAGGAATGCCGGTACGCTTCCGACCTGATGGTGCGCAATCCGAAGTCGCGGACCGGGTATTCGCAGATCGATCACGCGGTCGTTTCTCCGTACGGCATTTTCGTCATTGAAACGAAAAACTACAACGGCGAAATCCGAGGCGGACGCGACGATCGGCAGTGGACGGTGAGCGGGCGGTTCAAGATGTACAACCCGCTGAAGCAGAACTACGGGCACATCAAGGCGCTGGAGCAGGTGCTGTCCGCTCATGCGCCGCTGACCTTCATCTCCATGGTGTCGTTCACGATGCGGTGCCGGTTCGGCATCGACCCGACGCTGCGCAAGATCGAGTCGGACGAGCTCGTCGTGTACGACGTGGAGCTGAGCGAGTTTATCCATCGGAAGCTGCTGCGGATGAAGGCGATCCACGGAGAGCCGCTCCTGAACGAGGCGCGGATCGCGGCGATTCGCGAGACGATGATGCAGGCGAACATCGTCGATCCGGCGCTTCGGGCGGAGCATGTGCGGCAAGCGAAGGAGAGATGA
- a CDS encoding alpha/beta fold hydrolase has translation MDSVYDLFGIEGIRIEYTVVGRGEPVLVFHGGYSNCRERFGTKELAESGYAVITPSRAGYGRTSAGIGRNLEAACEAYVQLLDHLRIVKVHVIAISAGGPSGILFASRYPERVRSLTLQSAVTKEWLTPKDKEYKAAQALFRPSTEKYTWKLIGAFSSLLPGFIFRQMASSFTKLPYAQVKTYMKDGDLESFRDMNRRQRSGRGFMIDLASTGTVRDSHLQSIACPTLILHSRHDKAVPVDHAHYALKHIPGADLRLLDTWGHLIWLGRGSEQMHEALISFLGKW, from the coding sequence ATGGATAGCGTCTACGATTTATTCGGCATAGAAGGCATTCGCATCGAGTACACCGTCGTCGGCCGGGGGGAACCGGTACTCGTGTTCCACGGCGGGTATTCCAATTGCCGCGAGCGGTTCGGAACGAAGGAGCTGGCCGAGAGCGGGTATGCCGTCATTACGCCGTCCCGAGCCGGGTACGGCCGCACCTCCGCCGGGATCGGCCGGAATCTGGAAGCCGCGTGCGAGGCTTACGTGCAACTGCTGGACCATCTCCGCATCGTTAAGGTTCACGTCATCGCCATCTCCGCCGGCGGACCGAGCGGCATCCTCTTCGCCTCCCGATACCCGGAACGGGTAAGAAGCTTGACGCTCCAGTCCGCGGTCACGAAGGAATGGCTGACGCCTAAGGATAAGGAATACAAGGCGGCGCAAGCGTTATTCCGCCCTTCGACGGAGAAATACACTTGGAAGCTGATCGGCGCTTTCAGCAGCTTGTTGCCCGGGTTCATTTTCCGGCAGATGGCCTCCTCCTTCACCAAGCTTCCGTACGCTCAGGTGAAAACTTATATGAAAGACGGCGATCTCGAGTCGTTCCGCGACATGAATCGGCGGCAACGCTCCGGGCGCGGCTTCATGATCGACCTCGCAAGCACCGGGACGGTTCGCGATTCGCATCTGCAATCGATCGCCTGCCCGACGCTGATTCTCCATAGCCGGCACGACAAGGCCGTACCGGTCGACCACGCGCATTACGCGCTGAAGCACATTCCCGGTGCGGACTTGCGCTTGCTGGATACTTGGGGGCATCTGATCTGGTTGGGCAGGGGCTCGGAGCAGATGCATGAGGCATTGATTTCTTTCTTGGGAAAATGGTAA